A DNA window from Synechococcus sp. UW179A contains the following coding sequences:
- the psbF gene encoding cytochrome b559 subunit beta, whose protein sequence is MTQSPTTSKPRVYPIFTVRWLALHTLGVPTVFFLGALAAMQFIRR, encoded by the coding sequence ATGACTCAGTCTCCAACCACCTCTAAACCACGCGTATACCCGATCTTCACGGTCCGCTGGCTTGCGCTCCACACTCTGGGCGTCCCAACTGTCTTTTTCCTGGGTGCTCTGGCAGCCATGCAGTTCATCCGTCGCTGA
- a CDS encoding photosystem II reaction center protein L, with translation MERNKNPNTLPVELNRTSLYLGLLFVFVTGILFSSYFFN, from the coding sequence ATGGAGCGCAACAAAAACCCCAACACATTGCCTGTTGAACTCAACAGGACCAGCCTTTATTTAGGTCTGCTGTTTGTGTTTGTCACAGGCATCCTGTTTTCCAGCTACTTCTTTAACTGA
- a CDS encoding YdcF family protein, with amino-acid sequence MAYWLSKILPLAVLPLGLSLILLLVGLIGRWRWPVITAVVLLWVFSLGLVSQILWRWLENPWRRQSAAKVPSVDAIVVLSGGRHPAPGAARVSEWYDPDRFFAGLDLYRHGKAQRLLFTGGSSPFRPGQPPEGQRYIEEAQQLGIPAAAMQSTPPVVNTAEEAVAIRQLLQPSDRSTISPRILLVTSAFHMRRAQRLFERQGLKVVPFPVDFQARGQWAGSIWRDPTQWLPSAGAFDSSSRALRELLGRLVYQTW; translated from the coding sequence ATGGCCTACTGGCTGAGCAAAATTCTGCCCCTGGCTGTGTTGCCCCTTGGCCTCAGTCTGATTCTGCTGCTGGTGGGTTTGATCGGTCGCTGGCGCTGGCCGGTTATCACTGCAGTGGTGCTGCTTTGGGTTTTTTCTCTGGGTTTGGTGAGCCAAATCCTTTGGCGGTGGTTGGAGAATCCTTGGCGTCGCCAATCCGCAGCCAAGGTTCCCTCGGTTGATGCGATCGTTGTGCTCAGTGGCGGACGTCACCCCGCGCCAGGAGCAGCGCGCGTTAGCGAGTGGTATGACCCTGATCGCTTCTTCGCTGGGCTTGATCTCTATCGTCATGGCAAAGCACAGCGATTGCTTTTTACAGGCGGTTCCAGTCCGTTCAGGCCGGGCCAGCCTCCGGAGGGGCAGCGTTACATAGAGGAAGCGCAACAGCTGGGCATCCCTGCTGCGGCGATGCAGAGCACGCCGCCTGTGGTCAATACAGCCGAGGAAGCCGTCGCGATTCGCCAGCTGTTGCAGCCATCTGATCGCTCAACCATAAGTCCGCGCATTCTTCTGGTGACCAGTGCATTTCATATGCGCCGAGCTCAACGATTGTTTGAACGGCAGGGTCTGAAGGTCGTGCCATTCCCGGTGGATTTCCAGGCCCGTGGCCAATGGGCGGGTTCAATCTGGCGAGATCCCACCCAGTGGCTTCCGAGCGCTGGCGCTTTTGATAGCAGCTCCCGGGCTTTACGTGAATTGCTTGGGCGTCTCGTCTATCAAACTTGGTAG
- a CDS encoding NAD(P)H-quinone oxidoreductase subunit 3 has product MFVLQGYDAFLGFLLIAGAVPVLALVTNKLVSPRSQVGERELTYESGMEPIGGAWIQFNIRYYMFALVFVIFDVETVFLYPWAVAFHRLGILAFIEALVFIAILVVALAYAWRKGALEWS; this is encoded by the coding sequence ATGTTTGTGCTCCAGGGGTATGACGCTTTTCTGGGCTTCCTTCTGATTGCGGGAGCTGTGCCGGTGCTGGCTTTGGTGACCAACAAGCTTGTTTCGCCGCGCAGTCAGGTCGGTGAGCGCGAGCTCACCTATGAATCGGGCATGGAGCCGATCGGTGGAGCTTGGATCCAGTTCAACATCCGCTACTACATGTTTGCGCTGGTTTTCGTGATCTTTGATGTGGAGACGGTATTTCTCTACCCCTGGGCCGTGGCATTCCACCGACTAGGTATTTTGGCTTTCATAGAAGCGTTGGTGTTCATTGCCATCCTCGTGGTGGCTTTGGCCTATGCCTGGCGTAAGGGCGCCCTGGAGTGGAGCTGA
- a CDS encoding NAD-dependent epimerase — MTHPVLVTGAAGFIGAALSLRLLERGGRVVGIDNLNNYYDPALKRARLQRIEAAAQAGAWRFEQLALEDGEDLMSLFAAEQPRVVVNLAAQAGVRYSLENPAAYIQSNLVGFGHILQGCRHHGVENLVYASSSSVYGGNRNLPFHEQQPVNHPVSLYAASKKANELMAHTYSHLYGLPATGLRFFTVYGPWGRPDMAPMLFAKAILAGDPIKVFNHGKMQRDFTYIDDIVEGVLRCCDKPATANTEFDPLQPDPATAAAPHRVFNIGNSQPTELLRFIAVMEQALGKDAIKDFQPMQPGDVVATAADTHALEEWVGFRPSMPIEEGVDRFASWYREFYGV; from the coding sequence GGCGGGTAGTCGGTATCGACAACCTCAACAACTATTACGACCCGGCTCTCAAGCGTGCCCGACTCCAACGCATTGAAGCTGCTGCTCAAGCCGGAGCTTGGCGGTTTGAACAGCTAGCGCTGGAGGATGGGGAAGATTTGATGTCTCTTTTTGCTGCAGAGCAACCGCGGGTGGTGGTGAACCTGGCGGCGCAAGCCGGTGTTCGCTACTCACTGGAGAATCCAGCGGCTTACATCCAGAGCAATCTGGTGGGTTTTGGGCACATCCTTCAGGGCTGTCGCCATCACGGCGTTGAGAACCTTGTCTATGCCTCCAGTAGTTCGGTGTATGGCGGCAATCGCAACCTGCCGTTCCACGAGCAGCAACCTGTCAATCATCCGGTGAGCCTCTACGCCGCCAGCAAGAAAGCCAACGAGCTGATGGCCCACACCTACAGCCACCTCTATGGATTGCCTGCAACCGGTTTGCGGTTTTTTACCGTCTATGGCCCCTGGGGTCGGCCGGATATGGCGCCGATGCTGTTTGCCAAAGCGATTCTGGCCGGTGATCCGATCAAGGTGTTCAACCACGGCAAGATGCAGCGTGATTTCACCTACATCGATGACATTGTTGAAGGGGTGCTTCGCTGCTGCGATAAACCTGCGACGGCTAATACGGAATTTGATCCTCTGCAGCCCGATCCAGCAACGGCCGCCGCTCCGCATCGAGTGTTCAATATTGGCAACAGCCAGCCCACTGAACTGCTGCGCTTCATTGCAGTGATGGAGCAGGCGCTCGGCAAAGACGCGATCAAGGATTTCCAGCCAATGCAGCCTGGTGATGTGGTGGCGACTGCTGCGGATACCCACGCTCTTGAGGAGTGGGTTGGATTCCGTCCCAGCATGCCGATAGAGGAGGGTGTCGATCGCTTTGCTAGTTGGTATCGCGAGTTTTACGGCGTCTGA
- the psbE gene encoding cytochrome b559 subunit alpha, whose product MAGGSTGERPFFEIITSIRYWVIHAITLPSIFLAGFLFVSTGLAYDAFGTPRPDAYFQVNEGKAPVLSQRFEGKSDLDVRLNK is encoded by the coding sequence ATGGCTGGAGGCTCTACGGGTGAACGCCCGTTTTTCGAGATCATCACCAGCATCCGCTACTGGGTGATCCATGCCATCACGCTGCCTTCCATCTTCCTTGCAGGCTTCCTTTTCGTATCGACAGGTCTTGCCTACGACGCCTTTGGAACTCCCCGACCGGATGCCTACTTCCAGGTCAATGAAGGCAAAGCACCCGTTCTGAGCCAGCGATTCGAAGGCAAGTCAGACCTCGATGTCCGCTTGAATAAGTAA
- a CDS encoding photosystem II reaction center protein J: MSGKKSGLPDGRIPDRLPDGTPAVKWRSRWTEGALPLWLVATAGGMAAIFVVGLFFYGSYTGVGSA; encoded by the coding sequence ATGAGCGGAAAGAAATCCGGACTACCCGACGGTCGTATTCCTGATCGACTTCCTGATGGCACTCCAGCGGTCAAATGGCGCTCACGCTGGACAGAAGGTGCTCTTCCCCTCTGGCTGGTCGCAACAGCTGGTGGCATGGCTGCAATTTTCGTTGTTGGCTTGTTCTTCTACGGCTCTTACACGGGCGTTGGTTCGGCTTGA
- a CDS encoding photosynthesis system II assembly factor Ycf48 → MNSLIKSLAKLALVVCIGFGLGGCVTTKVPTATASPWQVIDLNTQANPLDIAFTSANHGFLVGSNRLILESNDGGASWNERSLDLPEEENFRLISIAFDGDDGWIAGQPGLLMHTTDAGQNWTRLFLDTKLPGEPYLITALGPNSAELATNVGAVYRTSDGGGSWDAEVSDAAGATRDLRRSPDGAYVSVSSLGNFYATWDPGQPVWQVHQRVSSQRLQSIGYQPDGRLWMVARGAQIRFNEDPSDNENWSKPIIPITNGYGYLDMAWSDDGAIWASGGNGTLLVSRDEGNSWERDPESVQAPTNFTRFVFDDTERQQHAFLLGERGLMLRWSALT, encoded by the coding sequence ATGAATTCCCTGATCAAATCCCTGGCCAAGTTGGCACTCGTGGTCTGCATCGGCTTCGGTCTCGGTGGTTGCGTCACCACCAAAGTTCCGACAGCAACTGCCAGCCCCTGGCAGGTGATTGATCTCAATACCCAGGCCAATCCGCTTGATATTGCTTTCACCAGCGCCAACCATGGCTTCCTGGTGGGCAGCAACCGCCTGATCCTGGAGAGCAACGATGGTGGTGCGAGCTGGAACGAGCGCAGTCTGGATCTGCCGGAGGAAGAGAACTTTCGCCTGATCAGCATCGCTTTTGATGGGGATGATGGCTGGATCGCCGGTCAGCCCGGCCTACTGATGCACACCACCGACGCTGGGCAGAACTGGACGCGATTGTTCCTGGACACCAAGCTGCCAGGCGAGCCATACCTAATCACGGCCCTTGGTCCCAATAGCGCCGAACTGGCCACCAACGTGGGGGCTGTGTACAGAACCAGCGACGGTGGTGGCAGCTGGGATGCCGAGGTGAGCGATGCAGCCGGTGCAACCCGTGACCTGCGTCGTAGCCCTGACGGTGCCTACGTGAGCGTGAGCAGCCTGGGCAACTTCTATGCCACCTGGGATCCCGGACAACCGGTCTGGCAGGTTCACCAACGGGTCAGCAGCCAACGTCTTCAGAGCATCGGCTACCAGCCCGATGGCCGACTCTGGATGGTGGCTCGCGGCGCTCAGATTCGCTTCAACGAGGACCCCTCTGACAACGAAAACTGGAGCAAGCCAATCATCCCCATCACCAACGGTTACGGCTACCTCGATATGGCCTGGTCGGATGACGGCGCGATCTGGGCCAGCGGTGGCAACGGCACCCTTCTTGTTAGCCGAGACGAAGGCAACAGTTGGGAGCGCGATCCTGAAAGCGTGCAGGCGCCAACCAATTTCACGCGCTTTGTTTTCGACGACACTGAGCGCCAACAGCATGCCTTCCTACTGGGCGAGAGGGGATTAATGCTGCGTTGGTCCGCGCTGACTTGA
- a CDS encoding rubredoxin: MSAEAKVRAPEKTLAEQASDPLTHRFECRSCGFVYDPEEGVKKLRIESGTAFQQLDAYSFRCPVCRSRVGAFRDIGPRSKASGFEENLDFGLGVNRLTPGQKNVLIFGSLALGFAFFLSLYSLR, from the coding sequence ATTTCTGCAGAGGCCAAGGTGCGCGCCCCAGAAAAAACTCTGGCTGAACAAGCCAGTGATCCACTCACGCACCGTTTCGAATGCAGAAGCTGCGGATTCGTTTACGACCCAGAAGAAGGCGTCAAAAAATTGCGCATCGAATCAGGAACAGCTTTTCAGCAGCTGGATGCATACAGCTTCCGCTGTCCGGTCTGCCGCAGCAGAGTCGGTGCCTTCCGCGACATCGGACCACGCTCCAAGGCCAGTGGTTTTGAAGAGAATCTCGATTTCGGTCTGGGAGTCAACCGTTTGACACCAGGACAGAAGAATGTGCTGATCTTCGGCAGTTTGGCTCTTGGATTTGCCTTCTTCCTCTCGTTGTATTCCCTGCGTTAA